A portion of the Edaphobacter bradus genome contains these proteins:
- a CDS encoding acetyl-CoA C-acyltransferase has product MNEVIIASAVRTPVGKAPRGTLRTTRPDDLAATAINGALARIPQLDKSEIEDVILGCAMPEAEQGMNVARVASFRAGLPVTASAMTVNRYCASGLQSIALAADRIRGGSADVIVAGGTESMSYVPMGGNKISVNPWLVDNYPGSYMSMGLTAERVATHYGITREAMDEFSYQSHQKALAAIAACKFADEIVPVTVINTTPDGKGKAKPVESIFKIDEGPRADTSFEALAKLKPVFHAKGTVTAGNSSQTSDGAAAAVVMSAERAKALGIKPMARFIAFAYAGCDPEEMGIGPVYAIPKALKQAGLTLDQIDVIELNEAFAAQSLAVIKVLGIDPAKLNVNGGAIALGHPLGCTGAKLTATLLREMPRRNAKYGMVTMCVGGGMGAAGIFEAVN; this is encoded by the coding sequence ATGAACGAAGTGATCATCGCCTCTGCAGTCCGCACCCCTGTAGGCAAGGCCCCGCGCGGCACCCTTCGCACCACTCGCCCCGACGACCTCGCCGCCACGGCGATTAATGGAGCATTAGCGCGCATCCCCCAGCTCGACAAGTCCGAGATCGAGGACGTCATCCTGGGCTGCGCGATGCCCGAGGCGGAGCAGGGAATGAACGTCGCCCGTGTCGCCAGCTTCCGCGCCGGGCTTCCCGTCACCGCCTCCGCCATGACCGTCAATCGCTACTGCGCCTCCGGCCTGCAATCGATTGCCCTGGCCGCTGACCGCATTCGAGGCGGCAGCGCGGATGTGATTGTCGCCGGAGGCACGGAGAGCATGTCTTATGTGCCGATGGGAGGCAACAAGATCTCGGTCAACCCGTGGCTCGTCGACAACTACCCGGGCTCCTACATGTCGATGGGCCTCACAGCGGAACGCGTGGCAACCCACTACGGCATTACCCGCGAGGCCATGGATGAGTTCTCCTACCAGAGCCACCAGAAGGCCCTCGCCGCGATTGCTGCCTGCAAGTTCGCCGACGAGATAGTTCCTGTTACGGTTATAAATACAACGCCGGACGGAAAAGGCAAGGCCAAGCCTGTGGAATCGATCTTCAAGATTGATGAGGGGCCGCGAGCCGATACTTCCTTTGAGGCGCTGGCGAAGCTGAAGCCGGTCTTCCATGCAAAGGGCACGGTGACGGCGGGGAACTCCTCGCAAACTTCAGACGGTGCTGCTGCTGCAGTCGTCATGTCTGCCGAGCGCGCGAAGGCGCTGGGGATCAAGCCGATGGCTAGGTTCATCGCCTTCGCCTACGCTGGCTGCGACCCTGAGGAGATGGGCATCGGCCCCGTCTACGCAATCCCTAAGGCTCTCAAACAGGCTGGGCTCACCCTCGATCAGATCGACGTCATCGAGCTCAACGAGGCCTTTGCCGCGCAGTCGCTCGCTGTTATCAAGGTGCTCGGCATCGATCCCGCCAAGCTCAACGTTAACGGAGGAGCCATCGCGCTCGGCCACCCGCTCGGCTGCACCGGAGCCAAGCTCACCGCAACGCTGCTTCGCGAGATGCCTCGGCGAAATGCAAAGTACGGCATGGTGACGATGTGCGTTGGTGGAGGGATGGGGGCGGCGGGAATCTTCGAGGCGGTGAACTAG
- a CDS encoding alginate lyase family protein: MNGLTRRKFCALAAGAAACFDETIRADVPSDQSPYALVAATDRSRILAAADKSLAEQPVTVTAAHSERSPGGLHDFYSEGDYWWPDPKNPGGPYIRRDGFSNPANFNAHREAMVRLSLIVPALTAAWLLTKQPKYADHAGHHLRAWFVDPATKMNANLEHAQAIFGVNKGRGIGIIDTLHLVEVARAATLLTATNAIEGGQSVKDWFAQYLEWMRTSKNGQEECDAKNNHGTCWVLQAGEFARFTGNTEVMKLCRERFRTTLLPNQVAPDGSLPMELARTKPYSYSLFDMDVLCGLAQSLSTERESLWAFSTSDGRSLKKMMAFMVPYIKDKNIWPYAHDVEHWDDFPVRNPALLFAGLVYGQQDYIALWKRLNPDPTVPEVIRNFPIRQPLLWMPREQSRGSVA, encoded by the coding sequence ATGAATGGTCTGACACGACGGAAGTTCTGCGCCCTGGCTGCCGGAGCCGCGGCTTGTTTTGACGAAACGATCCGGGCTGACGTGCCGTCTGACCAGTCACCCTATGCGCTCGTTGCTGCAACAGATCGCAGCCGCATTCTCGCTGCAGCAGACAAATCTCTCGCAGAGCAGCCTGTCACGGTGACCGCTGCACACAGCGAGCGCAGTCCCGGAGGCCTGCATGACTTCTATTCTGAGGGCGACTACTGGTGGCCCGACCCGAAGAATCCCGGCGGCCCTTATATCCGCCGCGACGGATTCTCGAATCCTGCAAACTTCAACGCGCATCGCGAGGCGATGGTTCGGCTCAGCCTGATCGTACCTGCTCTCACAGCCGCATGGCTGCTGACGAAGCAGCCGAAGTATGCCGATCACGCTGGCCATCACCTGCGCGCGTGGTTCGTCGATCCGGCGACGAAGATGAACGCGAACCTCGAGCACGCTCAGGCCATCTTCGGCGTAAATAAGGGACGAGGCATCGGGATTATCGATACGCTGCACTTAGTCGAGGTGGCACGAGCGGCGACGTTGCTGACTGCCACCAATGCCATCGAAGGAGGCCAGAGTGTCAAAGACTGGTTCGCGCAGTATCTCGAATGGATGCGAACCTCGAAGAACGGCCAGGAGGAATGCGACGCCAAAAACAATCACGGAACCTGCTGGGTTCTCCAGGCAGGCGAATTCGCCCGCTTCACCGGCAATACAGAGGTCATGAAGTTGTGCCGCGAGCGCTTTCGCACCACGCTGCTGCCCAACCAGGTTGCGCCCGACGGCAGCCTTCCAATGGAGTTGGCGCGCACGAAGCCATACAGCTACTCGCTCTTTGACATGGACGTGTTGTGCGGGCTGGCTCAGAGTCTGTCGACGGAGAGGGAGAGCCTCTGGGCCTTCTCCACTTCCGACGGCCGGAGTTTGAAGAAGATGATGGCGTTCATGGTCCCATACATCAAGGACAAGAACATCTGGCCCTACGCCCACGACGTCGAGCACTGGGACGACTTCCCTGTCCGCAACCCGGCCCTGCTCTTCGCCGGTCTCGTGTACGGCCAGCAGGACTACATCGCTTTGTGGAAGAGGCTGAACCCCGACCCCACCGTTCCGGAGGTCATCCGGAACTTCCCGATCCGACAGCCGCTGTTGTGGATGCCGAGAGAGCAGAGCCGGGGTTCAGTTGCTTAG
- a CDS encoding glycoside hydrolase family 88/105 protein: MFSAVDVLTGSASLRQRLVCHATRVAMFALLAAFSIGSGATRVFGQAAASPVASKPASVDAQAAGDQPDDPGPLATDLSSNINPKAIQAAIKRVGDWELSVAEPSFNRQWTFAALYDGLLAASKATGDPKYRDAVLSFAEKSNWQLIDTRFPHADDQALGQAYLDLYLADPKAARKAVRMANTKEIIDRLVVRPDDPDKLLWWWCDALFMAPPVLSRMYVATGDRKYLDAMDREWWITSGSLYDKQNHLYFRDARYFTQKQANGQPIFWSRGNGWVLGALVKVLEIMPKDYPSRPKYVEQYRQMVEKLTAIQSKDGLWRSGLLDPDSYELPEVSGSAFFTYAIAYGINEHILDRKTYLPVVENSWKGMLTHVYADGRLGSIQPIDGQPGKFKPTASYVYGVGGFLMAGYEMNRLASSKH; the protein is encoded by the coding sequence ATGTTTTCTGCTGTTGATGTCTTAACTGGCAGTGCCAGTCTCCGCCAGCGACTTGTCTGCCACGCGACTCGTGTGGCGATGTTTGCTCTTTTAGCGGCGTTCAGCATCGGCTCAGGCGCCACACGGGTCTTTGGGCAAGCGGCCGCTTCGCCTGTGGCGTCGAAGCCCGCCTCAGTAGACGCGCAGGCGGCCGGAGACCAACCGGACGATCCTGGTCCGCTGGCAACTGATCTCTCGTCCAATATCAATCCCAAAGCGATTCAGGCGGCGATCAAGAGGGTCGGCGACTGGGAACTCAGTGTTGCTGAGCCAAGCTTCAACCGGCAGTGGACCTTTGCTGCCCTCTACGACGGTCTGCTTGCGGCCTCGAAGGCAACTGGCGATCCGAAGTACCGCGACGCCGTTCTCTCCTTCGCAGAAAAGTCGAACTGGCAGCTGATTGATACACGCTTTCCCCACGCCGACGATCAGGCACTGGGACAGGCATATCTCGACCTCTACCTCGCTGATCCTAAGGCGGCCCGCAAGGCGGTGAGGATGGCAAACACCAAAGAGATAATTGACCGTCTTGTCGTTCGGCCCGACGATCCGGACAAGCTGCTGTGGTGGTGGTGCGACGCGCTGTTTATGGCACCGCCCGTGCTTTCGCGGATGTACGTTGCAACGGGCGACCGCAAGTACCTCGATGCGATGGACCGAGAATGGTGGATCACCTCAGGCAGCCTCTACGACAAGCAGAATCACCTCTACTTCCGCGACGCGCGCTACTTTACGCAGAAGCAGGCGAACGGGCAGCCGATCTTCTGGTCTCGCGGCAACGGCTGGGTGCTTGGCGCTCTGGTGAAGGTGCTGGAGATCATGCCGAAGGACTATCCGAGCCGCCCGAAGTACGTCGAGCAGTACCGCCAGATGGTCGAGAAGTTAACGGCGATCCAGAGCAAGGACGGCCTCTGGCGCTCCGGTCTGCTCGATCCCGACTCCTATGAGCTACCGGAGGTCTCAGGTTCGGCGTTCTTTACCTACGCGATCGCCTACGGAATCAATGAGCACATCCTGGACCGCAAGACGTATCTGCCAGTCGTCGAGAATTCGTGGAAGGGCATGCTGACACACGTCTACGCCGACGGCCGCCTTGGCTCCATCCAGCCTATCGACGGCCAGCCCGGCAAGTTCAAACCAACAGCAAGCTACGTGTACGGTGTGGGCGGCTTTCTGATGGCTGGTTACGAGATGAACCGGCTCGCTAGCAGCAAGCACTAA
- a CDS encoding Ig-like domain repeat protein, whose protein sequence is MLTPHSLRGRLRIASPFVFASVCLLALSVPAASQTPRVVVAAPEIRLSAADSAVDAGPVPVSQPLRLTLRLNPSADRTAALDQLLAAQITSSSPSYHQWLTPQQFAASYGATEDQIATATSWFQSQGLTVESVSPAKTWLVLSGTAAQVQRAFAVSLRNYAISGASYYANSDTPTMPRAVASLVAGVSGLSSIPSVATTSVSSVGVMGKATVLAVGASSADALSAAASAIDDNSSPILAISTSACSIDLTQADYDNYRALFRQASAQGITVLATSSCGARGSGSFPASLSEVTALTIAPTTATFAAIDPRPSWQSAAGLPTDGSRDEPDLTTSSLADFANAMVTILQQSGGRQGNINSTLYALAKTPDLYTQPDDAPAGTWEPATGLGTVNLQTLIKVYPRGVNGTTTTLTSSSNGSSVGYGTSVTLTATVSASTSASTGPTGTVTFSTASQGTIGTAALTNGTATLTVGNLNVGTYLITAGYSGDSNYAASSGTTSVTVTTVTATVAATISPASNVPYGSTATVTATVSLPNSGAAPSGTVSAQIEGITGALYTATLSPNPGGNTATANINVNAPTPSTTPYTVQVTCAGNQNFQCQAPQNLTFTTAKGNTTTTISLSPAAPQAGQPVTITATVNNNGNGTGTYTFSGSITFVDTSTGKTLATVPVGTNQAATSQTLSGNVQHNIVATYSGDANWKGSTSTPQAVTPTLLPATVSLTANSSKTLAGVNVVFTATVYTTVTNTVGPTGTVTFYDTFNGSVVQLGVPSAVTPNGPNQSIAIFSTTGLQAGTHSVYAIYNGDANFSSATALPYSLMLSDFTLSMVPQTLTLQPGQTGQAVILAGLVGGFNGSVSLGCTPPSSSETTCSFNPVILTGGGSTTLTIVTTAPVVQTSHRGPGHSGPFGGWNAFAGSTLAVLVWFVTPRRRRMLPGVMLLLATVCLSSSIGCGRVKSSGSGGTTITDPGTPLGTQIYTITAAGSDGVNTVRHTYQYQVTIQ, encoded by the coding sequence ATGTTGACTCCCCATTCTCTGCGCGGCAGACTCCGCATAGCTTCGCCGTTCGTCTTTGCGTCGGTCTGTCTCCTTGCGCTCTCTGTGCCTGCTGCCTCGCAGACACCGCGTGTCGTTGTTGCGGCACCGGAGATCAGGCTTTCGGCGGCTGATTCCGCCGTCGATGCCGGCCCCGTTCCGGTCTCGCAGCCGTTGCGGTTGACTCTCCGGCTGAATCCTTCGGCGGATCGCACCGCCGCGCTCGACCAGCTTCTTGCCGCGCAGATTACGTCGTCCTCGCCGTCGTATCACCAGTGGCTTACTCCACAGCAGTTCGCCGCCAGCTATGGAGCCACCGAAGACCAGATTGCCACCGCCACATCATGGTTCCAGTCGCAGGGCCTCACGGTTGAGTCTGTCTCGCCCGCAAAGACCTGGCTCGTCCTCAGCGGCACCGCGGCGCAGGTCCAGCGTGCCTTTGCTGTGTCCCTGCGCAACTACGCCATCTCTGGAGCGTCGTACTACGCAAACTCAGACACCCCCACGATGCCCCGTGCAGTGGCTTCGCTGGTTGCTGGAGTCTCCGGGTTGAGCAGCATCCCATCGGTGGCGACGACATCTGTCTCCTCGGTCGGCGTCATGGGGAAGGCGACGGTACTTGCTGTTGGAGCGTCCAGCGCCGATGCGCTCTCCGCGGCGGCCTCGGCCATCGACGATAACTCCTCGCCGATCCTTGCCATCTCTACAAGCGCCTGTTCGATCGATCTCACCCAGGCGGACTACGACAACTATCGCGCGCTCTTTCGGCAGGCGAGTGCACAGGGCATCACTGTGCTGGCGACCAGTTCCTGCGGAGCACGTGGCTCGGGCAGCTTTCCTGCGAGCCTCAGCGAGGTGACTGCGCTGACGATCGCTCCCACGACCGCAACCTTTGCGGCTATCGACCCCCGCCCATCCTGGCAGAGCGCCGCAGGCCTGCCAACGGACGGATCGCGTGACGAGCCCGACCTCACCACAAGCTCGCTGGCCGACTTCGCCAATGCGATGGTGACCATCCTGCAGCAGAGTGGAGGCCGTCAGGGCAACATCAACAGCACGCTCTACGCACTGGCTAAGACGCCTGATCTCTACACGCAGCCTGACGATGCGCCTGCAGGTACGTGGGAGCCTGCCACCGGGCTCGGCACGGTCAACCTGCAGACGCTCATCAAGGTCTACCCGCGCGGCGTGAATGGTACGACGACCACGCTGACTTCCAGCAGCAACGGTAGCTCCGTCGGTTATGGGACGTCGGTCACGCTGACCGCGACCGTCTCTGCCTCAACCTCAGCCAGCACGGGACCGACCGGCACTGTCACCTTCAGCACTGCCTCCCAGGGAACGATCGGCACAGCGGCGCTCACCAACGGTACAGCAACGCTGACGGTAGGCAATCTCAACGTTGGGACCTACCTCATCACGGCAGGTTATTCCGGCGATAGCAACTATGCCGCCAGCTCTGGAACAACCAGCGTTACAGTCACTACTGTAACCGCCACAGTGGCGGCGACCATCTCTCCCGCTTCCAACGTTCCCTACGGCAGCACTGCGACTGTAACGGCTACGGTCTCTTTGCCCAACTCGGGAGCAGCTCCTAGTGGAACGGTATCCGCCCAGATCGAAGGCATTACTGGTGCTCTTTACACTGCTACTCTTTCGCCGAATCCGGGTGGCAACACGGCTACAGCAAATATCAACGTCAACGCACCCACTCCCAGCACGACACCCTATACTGTTCAAGTCACCTGCGCCGGCAATCAGAACTTCCAGTGCCAAGCTCCTCAAAATCTTACCTTCACGACCGCGAAGGGCAACACCACTACAACCATCAGTCTTTCTCCCGCCGCTCCCCAGGCCGGACAGCCCGTCACCATTACGGCGACGGTCAACAACAACGGCAACGGCACCGGGACATACACCTTCTCCGGCAGCATCACGTTTGTCGACACCTCCACTGGAAAGACACTCGCCACGGTCCCCGTCGGAACGAACCAGGCGGCCACCTCCCAGACACTCTCAGGCAACGTTCAGCACAACATTGTCGCGACTTACAGCGGTGATGCCAACTGGAAGGGCAGTACCTCGACTCCTCAGGCTGTCACTCCCACGCTTCTGCCCGCGACGGTCTCTTTGACTGCGAACTCCTCCAAGACACTCGCCGGCGTCAATGTAGTCTTCACCGCAACGGTCTACACCACGGTCACCAATACGGTCGGCCCCACCGGCACGGTCACGTTCTACGATACCTTCAACGGGTCGGTCGTTCAGCTCGGAGTGCCATCGGCAGTTACACCTAACGGCCCCAATCAGTCGATCGCCATCTTCTCAACGACTGGGCTCCAGGCGGGCACGCATAGCGTCTACGCCATCTACAACGGGGACGCGAACTTTTCGAGCGCAACCGCCCTGCCGTACTCGTTGATGCTCTCCGACTTCACTCTTTCCATGGTTCCGCAGACCCTGACGCTGCAGCCCGGTCAGACTGGCCAGGCCGTCATTCTCGCCGGACTTGTGGGTGGCTTCAATGGGAGCGTCAGCCTTGGATGCACACCGCCCTCAAGCTCTGAGACGACGTGCTCCTTCAACCCGGTCATCCTGACGGGCGGGGGCAGTACAACCCTGACGATCGTCACGACGGCTCCGGTCGTCCAGACGTCGCACAGGGGGCCGGGGCACTCCGGGCCGTTTGGCGGATGGAACGCGTTCGCCGGCTCGACCCTGGCTGTTCTGGTCTGGTTTGTGACGCCTCGCCGCCGCCGAATGCTTCCCGGAGTCATGCTGCTTCTTGCGACGGTGTGCCTCTCCAGTTCGATCGGCTGCGGCCGCGTGAAGTCAAGCGGTTCCGGCGGCACCACGATAACCGACCCGG
- a CDS encoding 3-hydroxyacyl-CoA dehydrogenase/enoyl-CoA hydratase family protein, with amino-acid sequence MPNSTTSAPNRNIRKVAVLGAGTMGSRIAAHIANAGLPVVLLDIVPPGTAADVSKAERNKIVLAALEGLKKSKPAAFYAADSARLIIIGNFEDDLALLAGCDWIIEAVAENLDIKHALLGKVEKHLSAGAILTTNTSGLPIASVASGLKPETRAVFFGTHFFNPPRYMRLLEIIPTPESDAGAVAAISHFCDQRLGKTIVRSRDTPNFIANRIGTFSLANAIRLMQEQGLTIEEVDALTGSALGWPKTGTFRLGDLVGIDVLAHVARNFEAKAASIHDERTDVKLPAFINTMLERKWIGDKAGQGFYKKEGKDAEGRDVRLALDLNTLEYRPATRPKFPALEMAKNVESTGARVQQLMNGDGSADKAARFYWPLLTELFNYAANRISATGTEPADNIVEIDQAMKTGFNWELGPFELFDAAGVRETTDKMRAAGVAISPNVEKLLASHGGNGKGPTWYKDDPTTPSGRQYFDVITGAYKPVPVAGGVSSLAVIKKAKGVVKKNPGASVVDLGNGVAAIELHSKMNALGDDIVSLITQTLKPTSQQIADFEAFVITGDSANFSVGANLMQLLMAIQEQEWDEVESAVRAFQNMTQAIKFCSRPVVVAPYGMCLGGGVEISLHAAARQPHAELYMGLVEAGVGLIPGGGGCKEMVLRSIEAGSSIRPDARGEGVEIFEAIKKNFETIAKASVSTSAAEARGLGFLRPSDNITVNRDRLLTDAKQRARALADAGYTAPVPRTDIPAPGESVLATLKLAVWTMREGQFISDHDVKVANWAAYILSGGRVNPGTLVSEQYLLDLEREAFVSLCGEKKTQERIAFTLKTGKPLRN; translated from the coding sequence ATGCCGAACAGCACCACCTCCGCGCCAAACCGTAACATCCGCAAGGTAGCCGTTCTCGGCGCCGGAACCATGGGTTCGCGCATCGCCGCGCACATTGCTAACGCCGGCCTGCCTGTTGTTCTGCTTGATATCGTTCCGCCGGGCACTGCGGCTGACGTATCGAAGGCTGAGCGCAACAAGATTGTGCTCGCGGCCTTGGAGGGCCTGAAGAAGTCGAAGCCCGCGGCCTTCTATGCGGCGGATTCTGCGCGGCTTATCATTATCGGCAACTTCGAGGACGACCTTGCGCTGCTGGCCGGCTGCGACTGGATCATCGAGGCGGTCGCCGAGAACCTCGACATCAAGCACGCACTTCTCGGCAAAGTTGAAAAGCACCTCAGTGCGGGAGCGATCCTCACAACCAACACAAGCGGCCTGCCTATCGCAAGCGTCGCGTCTGGACTCAAGCCGGAGACCCGGGCCGTTTTCTTCGGAACCCACTTCTTCAACCCGCCGCGCTACATGCGCCTGCTTGAGATTATCCCGACGCCAGAGTCCGATGCGGGGGCCGTCGCGGCGATCTCTCACTTCTGCGATCAGCGTCTAGGCAAGACCATCGTTCGTTCTCGCGACACGCCGAACTTCATCGCCAACCGCATCGGCACCTTCTCGCTTGCGAATGCGATTCGCCTGATGCAGGAGCAGGGGCTGACGATTGAAGAAGTAGACGCCCTCACCGGTTCGGCGCTGGGATGGCCGAAGACCGGGACGTTCCGGCTCGGCGACCTGGTCGGAATCGATGTACTGGCGCATGTGGCACGCAACTTCGAGGCGAAGGCGGCGAGCATCCATGACGAGCGAACGGACGTAAAGCTGCCAGCCTTCATCAACACGATGCTTGAGCGAAAGTGGATCGGCGACAAGGCTGGGCAAGGCTTCTACAAGAAGGAAGGCAAGGACGCCGAGGGCCGCGACGTGCGTCTTGCGCTTGACCTCAACACACTGGAGTACCGGCCCGCCACTCGGCCGAAGTTCCCGGCGCTTGAGATGGCCAAGAACGTCGAGTCGACCGGGGCGCGCGTGCAGCAACTTATGAACGGCGATGGGAGTGCGGACAAGGCTGCGCGCTTCTACTGGCCGCTGCTGACGGAGTTGTTCAACTACGCGGCGAACCGCATCTCGGCCACGGGGACCGAGCCGGCGGACAACATCGTCGAGATCGATCAGGCGATGAAGACGGGCTTCAACTGGGAGCTTGGTCCGTTCGAGTTGTTCGACGCCGCTGGAGTTCGCGAAACGACCGACAAAATGCGCGCCGCGGGTGTGGCCATCTCACCCAACGTCGAGAAGCTGCTCGCCTCGCACGGAGGCAACGGCAAAGGGCCAACCTGGTATAAGGATGACCCCACAACCCCGAGCGGACGCCAGTACTTCGACGTCATCACGGGCGCGTACAAGCCTGTTCCTGTCGCTGGGGGCGTGAGCTCGCTCGCCGTCATCAAGAAGGCAAAGGGTGTGGTGAAGAAGAATCCGGGAGCCTCGGTCGTCGATCTTGGCAACGGCGTTGCGGCGATTGAGCTGCACTCGAAGATGAATGCGCTCGGCGACGACATCGTCTCGCTTATCACCCAGACCCTCAAGCCCACGAGCCAGCAAATTGCCGATTTCGAGGCCTTCGTCATCACGGGCGATTCGGCCAACTTCTCCGTCGGAGCCAACCTCATGCAACTCCTTATGGCAATTCAGGAGCAGGAGTGGGACGAGGTGGAGAGTGCCGTCCGCGCCTTCCAGAATATGACGCAGGCCATCAAGTTCTGCTCGCGCCCAGTCGTCGTTGCGCCCTACGGGATGTGCCTCGGCGGCGGCGTCGAGATCAGCCTGCATGCCGCGGCTCGTCAGCCTCATGCCGAGCTTTATATGGGGCTGGTTGAGGCGGGCGTGGGGCTTATCCCCGGCGGAGGTGGCTGTAAGGAGATGGTGCTTCGCTCGATCGAAGCCGGATCGAGCATTCGGCCTGATGCGCGCGGCGAGGGAGTCGAGATCTTCGAGGCCATCAAGAAGAACTTTGAGACGATTGCAAAGGCCTCGGTTTCAACCAGCGCGGCAGAGGCGCGCGGCCTGGGCTTCCTGCGCCCTTCGGACAATATCACCGTGAACCGCGACCGCCTGCTTACGGATGCTAAGCAGCGCGCAAGAGCTTTGGCGGATGCAGGGTACACCGCACCCGTCCCGCGCACCGATATCCCCGCACCGGGTGAGTCCGTCCTCGCGACGCTGAAGCTCGCCGTGTGGACGATGCGCGAAGGCCAGTTCATCTCCGACCACGACGTGAAGGTCGCCAACTGGGCCGCCTACATTCTCTCCGGGGGAAGAGTGAACCCCGGCACGCTAGTCAGCGAACAATATCTGCTCGATCTTGAGCGCGAGGCGTTTGTCTCCCTCTGCGGCGAGAAGAAGACGCAGGAGCGCATCGCCTTCACGCTCAAGACCGGCAAGCCGCTGAGGAACTAG
- a CDS encoding acyl-CoA dehydrogenase family protein: protein MSTMTAPTSTDKKIIPGGSFLISNPTPADCFFPEDFTEEHRQIAQTTADFALNEIVPVSDQIEAKDFSVTRRLIKEASELGLTSVDIPEEYGGLEMDKVTSAIIADNIAKQGSFSVAFSAHVGIGTLPIVWYGTVEQKKKYLPKLASGEFVGAYALSESTSGSDAVNARTRAVLSEDGSTYTVNGEKMWITNAGFADIFTIFAKCEVKEGKDAGKERLTAFLVEKGTPGFTVGKEEHKLGIRGSSTCPLILADCKIPASNLLGEVGKGHHIAFNILNVGRYKLGNAAVGAARMCLGNGIRYAKERKAFGKSISEFGLIQEKLADCAVGVFVGEALSYRAVGMIDAALAKVDKHDTAAIQKAIEDYAVECSICKVWDSEMLDRVVDEVLQIYAGYGYVEEYPAERAYRDSRINRIFEGTNEINRLIITGWLMKSAMNGKLALMPAIKQLMDEVMSGPVAKEDREGPLAEEYNLLASAKKLALFAAGSATQKYMQKLADEQEVMSAIADMIIEVFAMESAILRAEKLSGKGTAEIPVALARIYASGAMERVELAARKVIATVAEGDMLRTQLAILRRLAKHDPADTIALRRQVAQHVIRAGKYAF from the coding sequence ATGTCCACAATGACCGCCCCCACCTCCACCGACAAGAAGATCATCCCCGGCGGAAGCTTCCTCATCTCCAACCCCACTCCTGCCGACTGCTTCTTCCCCGAGGACTTCACCGAGGAACACCGCCAGATCGCCCAGACCACGGCCGACTTCGCGCTTAACGAGATCGTCCCCGTCTCCGACCAGATCGAGGCCAAGGACTTCTCCGTCACGCGTCGGCTCATCAAGGAGGCCAGCGAGCTTGGCCTCACCTCGGTCGACATCCCCGAGGAGTACGGCGGGCTTGAGATGGACAAGGTCACCTCGGCCATCATCGCCGACAACATCGCCAAGCAGGGCAGCTTCTCCGTCGCCTTCTCGGCGCACGTCGGCATCGGGACGCTGCCCATCGTCTGGTACGGCACAGTCGAGCAGAAGAAGAAGTACCTGCCCAAGCTTGCCAGCGGCGAGTTTGTCGGTGCCTACGCGCTCTCTGAGTCCACTTCCGGGTCTGACGCTGTCAATGCAAGAACGCGCGCCGTTCTGTCGGAAGACGGCAGTACCTACACTGTCAACGGCGAAAAGATGTGGATCACCAACGCAGGCTTCGCTGACATCTTCACCATCTTCGCCAAGTGCGAGGTCAAGGAAGGCAAGGACGCGGGCAAAGAGCGCTTGACTGCCTTCCTCGTTGAGAAGGGAACTCCCGGCTTCACCGTCGGCAAGGAGGAGCACAAGCTCGGCATCCGTGGCAGCTCCACCTGCCCGCTCATTCTCGCCGATTGCAAGATCCCCGCGTCTAACCTGCTCGGCGAAGTAGGCAAGGGCCACCACATCGCGTTCAACATCCTCAACGTCGGCCGCTACAAGCTCGGCAACGCCGCCGTTGGAGCCGCGCGCATGTGCCTTGGCAACGGCATCCGCTACGCCAAGGAGCGCAAGGCCTTCGGCAAGTCCATCTCCGAGTTTGGCCTTATCCAGGAGAAGCTCGCCGACTGCGCCGTGGGGGTCTTTGTCGGAGAAGCGCTCTCGTACCGCGCCGTAGGGATGATTGACGCCGCGCTGGCGAAGGTCGATAAGCACGACACCGCCGCCATCCAGAAGGCCATCGAGGACTACGCCGTCGAGTGCTCTATCTGTAAGGTGTGGGACTCGGAGATGCTCGACCGCGTCGTCGACGAGGTGCTGCAGATCTACGCCGGCTACGGCTACGTCGAGGAGTATCCGGCGGAGCGCGCTTATCGCGACTCGCGCATCAACCGCATCTTTGAAGGCACCAACGAGATCAACCGGCTGATCATCACCGGCTGGCTGATGAAGTCGGCGATGAACGGCAAGCTCGCCCTGATGCCTGCCATCAAGCAGCTGATGGACGAGGTCATGTCCGGCCCCGTCGCGAAGGAAGACCGCGAGGGCCCGCTGGCCGAGGAGTACAACCTGCTAGCCAGCGCCAAAAAGCTCGCTCTGTTCGCCGCCGGTTCGGCGACGCAGAAGTATATGCAGAAGCTCGCCGACGAGCAGGAGGTGATGTCCGCCATCGCCGACATGATCATCGAGGTCTTCGCCATGGAATCGGCCATCCTGCGTGCGGAGAAGCTCTCCGGCAAGGGGACGGCCGAGATCCCCGTCGCCCTGGCGCGTATCTATGCTTCGGGCGCGATGGAGAGAGTCGAACTCGCGGCGCGCAAGGTGATTGCGACGGTGGCTGAGGGCGACATGCTGCGCACGCAGCTCGCCATCCTTCGCCGCCTCGCCAAGCACGATCCGGCTGACACCATCGCGCTGCGCCGCCAGGTGGCACAGCACGTCATCCGGGCAGGGAAGTACGCCTTCTAA